One stretch of Sulfuricystis multivorans DNA includes these proteins:
- the trxC gene encoding thioredoxin TrxC codes for MSDPLIVVCPHCHAPNRVPAEKLSAGGVCGKCKRALFDGHPVELDEASFDKHIGRNEIPVLVDFWAPWCGPCRMMAPAFAQAASLLEPQVRLAKLNTEDHQGIAARLGIRSIPTMILFKGGREIARQSGAMDAGSIVRWVRAAL; via the coding sequence ATGTCCGACCCACTGATCGTCGTCTGCCCGCATTGCCACGCCCCGAACCGCGTGCCGGCCGAAAAACTTTCTGCCGGCGGTGTTTGCGGCAAATGCAAACGCGCGTTGTTCGACGGCCACCCGGTCGAGCTCGATGAGGCGAGCTTCGACAAGCACATCGGCCGCAACGAGATTCCGGTGCTGGTCGATTTCTGGGCGCCGTGGTGCGGCCCGTGCCGGATGATGGCGCCGGCCTTCGCCCAGGCCGCCAGCCTGCTCGAACCGCAGGTCAGGCTGGCGAAGCTGAACACCGAAGATCATCAGGGCATCGCCGCGCGGCTGGGCATCCGCAGCATTCCGACCATGATCCTGTTCAAGGGCGGACGCGAAATCGCCCGGCAATCCGGCGCCATGGATGCCGGCAGCATCGTGCGCTGGGTGCGCGCCGCACTCTGA
- the recN gene encoding DNA repair protein RecN, producing the protein MLLSLTIRDFVIVDRLELEFEPGFGALTGETGAGKSILVDALSLALGERADTAVVRSGAARADISAEFSLAADSALSGWLAANDFPADGCLLRRVIDANGKSRAWINGTPATLAQLREIGERLCDIHGQHAHHALLRADAQRRLLDAHAGVEALARDVAKRHAAWRKLVAARAAAERDVAASARERELIEWQLKELSTLGFDALEWQETEAEQRRLAHAASLLEASSAALAALEEGELPVLPLLQQASSRLTELTAVDANLGEAAELFEGALIQLDEAVLALRRYRDKLELDPARLAELDARIDAVTQLSRKHRVPPEELPAVQARLQARLAELTLAADPALLAEREQEAETAYLAAAQELSAARKAAAERLSKAVTEAMQTLAMAGGRFEIALTPLAEGDAHGLEAVEFFVSTNAGQPLRPLAKVASGGELSRIGLALQVIASQSHVVETLIFDEVDVGIGGRVAEIVGRMLRRLGSSRQVLCVTHLPQVAACAHWQWSIAKENRAGQAASRVTVLDDAGRVEEIARMLGGVSITETTRQHAREMLGL; encoded by the coding sequence ATGCTGCTCAGTCTGACGATCCGCGATTTCGTCATCGTCGATCGGCTCGAACTCGAGTTCGAGCCTGGTTTTGGCGCCTTGACGGGTGAAACCGGCGCCGGCAAGTCGATCCTCGTCGATGCGCTCTCACTCGCGCTCGGCGAACGCGCCGATACCGCCGTGGTGAGAAGCGGTGCCGCCAGGGCCGACATCTCGGCCGAATTTTCGCTCGCCGCCGATTCGGCTCTCAGCGGCTGGCTCGCCGCGAACGATTTCCCTGCCGACGGCTGTCTGCTGCGCCGCGTCATCGATGCCAACGGCAAATCGCGCGCCTGGATCAACGGCACACCGGCCACCCTCGCTCAGCTGCGCGAAATCGGCGAGAGGCTGTGCGACATCCACGGTCAGCACGCGCATCACGCGCTTTTGCGTGCCGATGCCCAACGTCGGCTTCTCGATGCCCATGCGGGCGTCGAGGCGTTGGCGCGTGACGTGGCCAAGCGCCATGCCGCCTGGCGCAAGCTGGTCGCGGCGCGCGCCGCGGCCGAGCGCGATGTCGCCGCAAGTGCGCGCGAACGCGAGCTGATCGAATGGCAGCTCAAGGAGCTTTCCACGCTGGGCTTCGATGCGCTCGAGTGGCAGGAAACCGAAGCCGAGCAGCGGCGGCTCGCCCATGCCGCGAGCCTGCTCGAAGCGAGCAGCGCGGCGCTGGCGGCGCTCGAGGAAGGTGAGCTGCCGGTGCTGCCGCTCTTACAGCAGGCGAGCAGCCGACTGACCGAGCTGACCGCGGTCGATGCCAACCTCGGCGAGGCGGCCGAGCTGTTCGAGGGCGCGCTGATCCAGCTTGACGAGGCGGTGCTGGCGCTGCGGCGCTATCGCGACAAGCTAGAGCTCGACCCGGCGCGCCTGGCCGAACTCGATGCCCGCATCGATGCCGTGACGCAGCTTTCGCGCAAACACCGTGTGCCGCCGGAAGAATTGCCCGCGGTGCAGGCACGGCTGCAAGCACGCCTTGCCGAGCTCACGCTCGCCGCCGACCCGGCCCTGCTCGCCGAGCGCGAGCAGGAGGCCGAAACTGCCTATCTCGCCGCGGCGCAGGAATTGAGCGCGGCGCGGAAAGCAGCGGCCGAGCGCTTGAGCAAAGCCGTGACCGAGGCGATGCAGACGCTGGCGATGGCCGGCGGACGCTTCGAGATCGCTCTCACCCCACTTGCCGAAGGCGACGCGCATGGGCTCGAAGCGGTCGAATTTTTCGTCAGCACCAACGCCGGGCAGCCGTTGCGGCCGCTCGCCAAGGTGGCCTCGGGCGGGGAGCTGTCGCGCATCGGCCTTGCGCTGCAGGTGATCGCCAGCCAAAGCCATGTCGTCGAGACGCTGATCTTCGACGAGGTCGATGTCGGCATCGGCGGACGGGTGGCCGAGATCGTCGGACGCATGCTGCGTCGGCTCGGCAGTAGCCGTCAGGTGTTGTGCGTCACCCATCTGCCGCAGGTCGCGGCCTGCGCCCACTGGCAGTGGTCGATCGCCAAGGAAAACCGCGCGGGTCAGGCCGCAAGCCGCGTCACCGTGCTCGATGATGCCGGTCGCGTCGAGGAGATCGCCCGGATGCTGGGAGGTGTAAGCATCACCGAGACGACACGCCAACACGCCCGGGAAATGCTGGGACTGTAG
- the grpE gene encoding nucleotide exchange factor GrpE: protein MQDDHTPETPELTAKPGAGDTAPEAAADTADAPEVMPSLEELLKAAELKAAEHHDAWLRAKAETENVRRRAQEDIAKAHKFAIEKFAGELLAVKDSLEAALANETQTVETLRAGVELTLKQLASAFEKSALTEINPLGEKFDPHKHQAIAMVEADQEANTIVSVLQKGYALHDRILRPALVTVAKPKA from the coding sequence ATGCAAGACGATCACACCCCCGAAACCCCTGAACTGACGGCCAAACCCGGCGCCGGCGACACGGCGCCCGAGGCTGCGGCCGACACTGCGGATGCGCCGGAAGTCATGCCGAGTCTCGAAGAGTTGCTCAAGGCCGCGGAGCTCAAAGCCGCCGAGCACCACGACGCCTGGCTGCGCGCGAAGGCCGAGACCGAAAACGTCCGCCGCCGCGCTCAGGAAGACATCGCCAAGGCGCACAAGTTTGCGATCGAAAAATTCGCCGGCGAATTGCTGGCGGTCAAAGACAGCCTGGAAGCCGCGCTCGCCAACGAGACCCAAACCGTCGAGACGCTCAGGGCCGGCGTCGAGCTGACGCTGAAACAGCTGGCGAGCGCGTTCGAGAAATCCGCGCTCACCGAGATCAACCCGCTCGGTGAAAAGTTCGACCCACACAAGCACCAGGCGATCGCGATGGTCGAGGCCGACCAGGAAGCGAATACCATCGTCAGCGTTCTGCAGAAGGGTTATGCGCTGCACGACCGCATCTTGCGGCCGGCGCTGGTCACCGTCGCCAAGCCCAAGGCTTGA
- the hrcA gene encoding heat-inducible transcriptional repressor HrcA — protein MLDARAKTLLKTLIERYIAEGQPVGSRTLAKYSGLELSPATIRNVMADLEEMGFIASPHTSAGRVPTPRGYRLFVDTLLTVQPLDPQHISELKEALLPDVPQRVISHASQMISELTHFAGVVIAPRRQAPKIRQIEFLNLTETRILLIIVTTEGEVQNRILLTQRPYAQSELIEAANYLTQNYAGLDFMQIRQRLHHELQQLRSDMTELMNAAADAGAQAASEAAQQYVISGEKNLLDSEDLAANMARLRQLFDLFEQKTGLMQLLDLSSRAEGVHVFIGGESGIAPLDECSIVAAPYEVEGQVVGTIGVIGPTRMAYERVIPIVDITARLLSSALSPN, from the coding sequence ATGCTCGATGCCCGCGCCAAGACCCTGCTCAAGACCCTGATCGAACGCTATATCGCGGAAGGTCAGCCGGTCGGCTCGCGCACGCTCGCCAAATACTCGGGCCTGGAGCTTTCGCCGGCGACGATCCGCAACGTGATGGCCGATCTCGAAGAGATGGGCTTCATCGCCAGCCCGCACACCTCGGCCGGACGCGTGCCGACGCCCAGGGGTTACCGCCTGTTCGTCGATACGCTGCTCACCGTGCAGCCGCTCGATCCCCAGCATATCTCCGAGCTCAAGGAAGCGCTGCTGCCCGACGTGCCGCAACGGGTGATCAGCCATGCCTCGCAGATGATCTCGGAGCTCACCCATTTCGCCGGCGTCGTCATCGCGCCGCGCCGCCAGGCGCCAAAGATCCGCCAGATCGAGTTTCTGAATCTGACCGAGACGCGCATCCTGCTGATCATCGTCACCACCGAAGGCGAAGTACAAAACCGCATCCTCCTCACCCAACGCCCCTATGCCCAGAGCGAGCTGATCGAAGCGGCCAATTACCTGACGCAGAATTACGCCGGCCTGGACTTCATGCAGATCCGCCAGCGCCTGCACCACGAGCTGCAGCAGTTGCGCAGCGACATGACCGAGCTGATGAACGCCGCCGCCGATGCCGGCGCCCAAGCCGCCAGCGAAGCTGCGCAGCAATACGTGATCAGCGGCGAGAAGAATCTGCTCGACAGCGAGGATCTCGCCGCCAACATGGCGCGGCTACGCCAGCTGTTTGACCTCTTCGAACAGAAAACCGGCCTGATGCAGCTGCTCGACCTGTCGAGCCGCGCCGAGGGCGTGCATGTCTTCATCGGCGGTGAATCGGGCATCGCGCCGCTCGATGAATGCAGCATCGTCGCCGCCCCCTACGAAGTCGAAGGGCAAGTGGTCGGCACCATCGGCGTGATCGGCCCGACACGCATGGCCTACGAGCGCGTGATCCCGATCGTCGACATCACCGCGCGACTGCTCTCCTCCGCATTGAGTCCCAATTGA
- a CDS encoding NAD(+)/NADH kinase: protein MSRYRTIALFGKQGSAPVAEALIALYDDLARRGITVLVDDALGPIPALAPACADIAAIRSQAEVAIVVGGDGTLLSAARKLGEASVPLVGINQGRLGFMTDIARAQMLPAIERLLAGEFTPDRRLRLTVRVLREGREVFRTLALNEVVVNKGDLGRMIELKLRVDGEFLYVLRADGMIVATPSGSTAYALSANGPILQPAVPGIALVPLCAHGLTYRPITIADSCAVELELVHSYDGRVHCDGQNFFDAQAGDRVSIERSPYPLTLLHPPGYSYFAMLREKLHWSATPHR from the coding sequence ATGAGTCGCTATCGCACCATCGCGCTGTTCGGCAAACAGGGCAGCGCGCCCGTCGCCGAGGCGCTGATCGCGCTTTACGATGATCTCGCCCGGCGCGGGATCACGGTGCTGGTCGATGATGCGCTCGGCCCTATCCCCGCACTCGCACCCGCCTGCGCCGACATCGCCGCGATCCGCAGCCAGGCCGAGGTCGCGATCGTCGTCGGTGGCGACGGCACGCTGCTTTCCGCCGCGCGCAAGCTCGGCGAAGCTTCGGTGCCGCTGGTCGGCATCAATCAGGGGCGTCTCGGTTTCATGACCGACATTGCGCGCGCCCAGATGCTGCCGGCGATCGAGCGCCTGCTGGCGGGCGAATTCACGCCCGATCGGCGCTTGCGCCTGACGGTGCGCGTGCTGCGCGAGGGCAGGGAGGTATTCCGCACGCTGGCGCTCAATGAGGTCGTGGTCAATAAAGGCGATCTGGGCCGCATGATCGAGCTCAAGCTGCGCGTCGATGGCGAGTTCCTCTATGTCCTGCGCGCCGACGGCATGATCGTCGCCACACCTTCCGGTTCGACCGCCTATGCGCTATCGGCCAACGGCCCGATCCTGCAGCCCGCGGTGCCGGGCATCGCGCTGGTGCCGCTGTGCGCGCATGGGCTCACCTACCGGCCGATCACGATCGCCGACAGCTGCGCCGTCGAGCTCGAGCTGGTGCATTCCTATGATGGCCGCGTGCATTGCGACGGCCAGAATTTCTTCGATGCCCAGGCCGGCGACCGCGTGTCGATCGAGCGCTCGCCGTATCCGCTGACGCTTTTGCATCCGCCGGGCTACAGCTACTTTGCGATGCTGCGCGAGAAGCTGCACTGGAGCGCCACGCCGCACAGGTGA
- the hemH gene encoding ferrochelatase produces the protein MSRQAILLVNLGTPDATDAPAVKRYLAEFLGDPRVVELPRILWLPILYGIILNTRPAKSAAKYATIWTPEGSPLKVHTERQAKLLRGLLGERGRKDLAIDWAMRYGNPAIPAVLDRLVDSGAEDILILPLYPQWAGSTTGSTQDAVAAWQRRQKRPPAIRWIEDFHTDPGYIGALAASVREHWQAYGHGEKLVMSFHGIPQRSVDRGDPYARQCHATAQALAAALGLDPRQWVATFQSRFGAAKWLQPYTQPTLEELARSGLARVDVICPGFPADCLETLEEISLECRAAFVAAGGREFHYIPCLNERPDWIAALADLCLAHLGG, from the coding sequence TTGAGCCGGCAAGCCATCCTGCTCGTCAATCTCGGCACCCCGGACGCGACCGATGCCCCGGCCGTCAAGCGTTATCTGGCCGAGTTTCTTGGCGACCCGCGCGTCGTCGAGCTGCCGCGCATCCTATGGCTGCCGATCCTCTATGGCATCATCCTCAACACCCGGCCGGCGAAATCGGCGGCGAAATACGCGACGATCTGGACGCCCGAAGGCTCGCCGCTCAAGGTGCATACCGAACGGCAGGCCAAATTGCTCCGCGGCCTGCTCGGCGAGCGCGGCCGCAAAGATCTCGCGATCGACTGGGCGATGCGTTATGGCAATCCGGCCATCCCCGCCGTGCTCGACCGGCTGGTCGACAGCGGGGCCGAGGACATCCTCATCCTGCCGCTCTATCCCCAATGGGCGGGCAGCACCACCGGCAGCACGCAAGACGCCGTGGCCGCCTGGCAAAGGCGCCAGAAACGCCCCCCGGCGATCCGCTGGATCGAAGATTTTCACACCGATCCGGGCTACATCGGCGCGCTGGCCGCCTCGGTGCGCGAGCACTGGCAGGCGTACGGACACGGCGAGAAGCTCGTGATGAGTTTTCACGGCATCCCGCAGCGCTCGGTGGATCGCGGCGATCCCTATGCGCGTCAGTGCCACGCCACGGCGCAAGCACTCGCCGCCGCCCTCGGGCTGGACCCGCGCCAATGGGTAGCGACTTTCCAGTCGCGCTTCGGCGCCGCCAAATGGCTGCAGCCCTATACCCAGCCGACGCTGGAAGAACTCGCGCGCAGCGGGCTTGCGCGCGTCGATGTGATCTGCCCCGGCTTTCCGGCCGACTGCCTGGAAACCCTCGAGGAAATTTCCTTGGAGTGCCGCGCGGCCTTCGTCGCTGCGGGCGGGCGCGAATTCCATTACATCCCCTGCCTCAACGAACGGCCAGACTGGATCGCCGCGCTGGCCGACCTGTGCCTTGCCCATCTCGGCGGTTGA
- a CDS encoding methyl-accepting chemotaxis protein codes for MRLSDMKIWLRLTAGIWLLLVFVWTGMVFWESQVNRNTAIEQATRFSQSMHEATLAGLTGMMITGTVGQREVFLDQIKQLSIIRDLRVIRGEAVTKLYGPGKAGEGQPDATERQVLDSGKEFIEVQQDGQGEYLRVVRPALASKNYLGKDCIACHQTPEGTVLGVVSMKVSLDDVEAAIATQRIKILLAAIGVSIPVMLFIWFFITRVVTRPLENMVAGLRAIASGEGDLTRRLEVKSNDEIGQASLVFNEMMANFANLVRQVDTSAKHVSTAARDLVEGARQVAESSRQQSGKSAAVTDAVERMVRSIVAVAESAERVHAQSQESLARSREGRQSLERLIGEIGRVKSAVDEMAAAVNEFVSSTASITNMTREVKDIADQTNLLALNAAIEAARAGEAGRGFAVVADEVRKLAEKSAASANEIDIITRTLGAKSDLVRNAIESGLADIASSEQSLAAVANAINESNASVEEVGRGLDTIAAATEEQRQVSAAALTDIEAIAAMARENSTAVEQNAMSAQRLETLAGELQSTVGRFRT; via the coding sequence ATGCGCCTTTCCGACATGAAAATCTGGCTGCGCCTGACAGCCGGCATCTGGTTGCTCCTGGTATTCGTCTGGACCGGAATGGTCTTCTGGGAAAGCCAGGTGAATCGCAACACGGCCATCGAGCAGGCCACCCGTTTTTCCCAGTCGATGCACGAGGCGACGCTGGCGGGACTGACCGGCATGATGATCACCGGCACTGTCGGCCAGCGCGAGGTGTTCCTCGACCAGATCAAGCAGTTGTCGATCATCCGCGATCTCCGGGTGATCCGCGGCGAGGCGGTCACGAAACTGTATGGGCCCGGCAAGGCTGGCGAAGGCCAACCCGATGCGACCGAGCGGCAGGTGCTCGACAGCGGCAAGGAATTCATCGAGGTGCAACAGGACGGCCAGGGCGAATATCTGCGTGTCGTGCGCCCGGCGCTTGCCAGCAAGAATTATCTCGGCAAGGACTGCATCGCCTGCCACCAGACGCCGGAAGGTACTGTTCTGGGCGTCGTCAGCATGAAGGTCTCCCTCGACGATGTCGAAGCCGCGATCGCCACACAGCGCATCAAGATCCTGCTGGCGGCGATCGGCGTCAGCATTCCCGTCATGTTGTTCATCTGGTTCTTCATCACGCGGGTCGTCACCCGGCCGCTCGAGAACATGGTCGCGGGACTGCGCGCGATCGCCAGCGGCGAGGGTGACCTGACGCGCCGTCTGGAAGTGAAGAGCAACGATGAGATCGGCCAGGCGAGCCTTGTGTTCAACGAGATGATGGCCAATTTCGCCAACCTAGTACGCCAGGTCGACACTTCGGCGAAGCACGTCTCCACCGCCGCCCGCGATCTGGTCGAAGGGGCGCGGCAGGTTGCCGAAAGCTCGCGCCAGCAAAGCGGGAAATCCGCTGCCGTGACGGACGCAGTCGAGCGCATGGTCAGAAGCATCGTCGCGGTCGCCGAGAGCGCCGAGCGCGTCCATGCCCAGTCACAGGAAAGCCTCGCCCGCTCGCGTGAAGGCAGACAAAGCCTCGAACGCCTGATCGGCGAGATCGGCCGCGTCAAGTCCGCGGTCGATGAAATGGCCGCGGCCGTCAATGAATTCGTCAGCAGCACGGCATCGATCACCAACATGACGCGCGAAGTCAAGGACATTGCCGATCAGACCAACCTGTTGGCGCTCAATGCGGCGATCGAGGCGGCACGCGCCGGCGAAGCTGGGCGCGGTTTCGCGGTGGTGGCGGACGAAGTGAGGAAACTCGCCGAGAAATCGGCCGCGTCGGCCAACGAGATCGACATCATCACCCGCACTCTGGGAGCCAAATCCGATCTCGTGCGCAACGCGATCGAAAGCGGTCTGGCCGACATCGCCTCGAGCGAGCAGTCGCTCGCAGCCGTCGCCAATGCGATCAACGAATCCAACGCCTCGGTCGAAGAGGTGGGGCGCGGCCTCGACACGATCGCCGCCGCCACCGAAGAACAGCGGCAGGTCAGCGCCGCAGCGCTGACGGACATCGAGGCCATCGCCGCGATGGCGCGCGAAAACAGCACTGCTGTGGAACAGAATGCCATGTCGGCCCAACGACTCGAAACGCTCGCAGGCGAGCTGCAAAGTACCGTCGGCCGTTTCCGCACCTAA
- the dnaK gene encoding molecular chaperone DnaK: MGKIIGIDLGTTNSCVAVMENGKPKVIENSEGARTTPSIVAYTEDGEILVGAPAKRQAVTNAKNTLFAIKRLIGRRFEEKEVQKDIDLMPYKIVRADNGDAWVEVRGKKLAPPQVSAEVLKKMKKTAEDYLGEEVTEAVITVPAYFNDSQRQATKDAGRIAGLEVKRIINEPTAAALAFGLDKKEGDRKIAVYDLGGGTFDISIIDIAEVDGEHQFEVLSTNGDTFLGGEDFDQRLIDYIVTEFKKEQGVDLKNDVLALQRLKEAAEKAKIELSSSMQTEINLPYITADASGPKHLAMKITRAKFEALVEDLIERTIEPCRIALKDAGLKVSDIGDVILVGGMTRMPKVQEKVKEFFGKEPRKDVNPDEAVAIGAAIQGGVLQGEVKDVLLLDVTPLSLGIETLGGVMTKLIPKNTTIPTKATQVFSTADDNQTAVTIHVLQGEREMAAGNKSLGQFNLTDIPPAPRGVPQIEVTFDIDANGILHVSAKDKGTGKEAKITIKANSGLTEEEIQRMVKDAEAHAEEDKKAHELVEARNQCDALVHSVKKMLTEHGDKLEAGEKTKIEEALKAAEEAIKGNDKATIEAKAQALAAASQKLGEKIYAQQAGGAQSGTSGGGEAKKDDSDVVDAEFTEVKDKKA; encoded by the coding sequence ATGGGCAAGATCATCGGTATCGACCTGGGCACCACCAACAGCTGTGTCGCCGTGATGGAAAACGGCAAGCCCAAGGTCATCGAAAACTCGGAAGGCGCACGCACCACGCCTTCCATCGTCGCCTACACCGAAGACGGCGAGATCCTCGTCGGCGCCCCGGCCAAGCGTCAGGCGGTCACCAATGCGAAGAACACGCTGTTCGCGATCAAGCGCCTGATCGGCCGCCGCTTCGAAGAAAAGGAAGTGCAAAAGGACATCGACCTGATGCCCTACAAGATCGTCCGGGCCGACAACGGCGATGCCTGGGTCGAGGTGCGCGGCAAGAAGCTCGCGCCGCCGCAGGTCTCGGCCGAGGTGCTGAAGAAGATGAAGAAGACTGCCGAAGACTATCTCGGCGAAGAAGTCACCGAAGCCGTCATCACCGTGCCCGCCTACTTCAACGACAGCCAGCGTCAGGCCACCAAGGATGCCGGTCGCATCGCCGGCCTGGAAGTCAAGCGCATCATCAACGAGCCGACCGCGGCCGCGCTCGCCTTCGGCCTGGACAAGAAGGAAGGCGACCGCAAGATCGCGGTCTATGACCTGGGCGGCGGCACTTTCGACATCTCGATCATCGACATCGCCGAAGTGGATGGCGAACACCAGTTCGAAGTGCTGTCGACCAATGGCGACACCTTCCTCGGCGGCGAGGACTTCGACCAGCGCCTGATCGACTACATCGTCACCGAGTTCAAGAAGGAACAAGGCGTCGATCTGAAGAACGACGTGCTGGCGCTGCAGCGCCTCAAAGAGGCGGCCGAGAAGGCAAAGATCGAGCTCTCCAGCTCGATGCAGACCGAGATCAACCTGCCCTACATCACCGCGGATGCAAGCGGGCCGAAGCATTTGGCGATGAAGATCACCCGCGCCAAGTTCGAAGCGCTGGTCGAAGATCTGATCGAGCGCACCATCGAGCCTTGTCGCATCGCGCTGAAAGACGCCGGGCTGAAGGTCTCCGACATCGGCGACGTGATCCTGGTCGGCGGCATGACACGCATGCCCAAGGTGCAGGAAAAGGTCAAGGAGTTCTTCGGCAAGGAGCCGCGCAAGGACGTCAACCCCGATGAAGCGGTCGCGATCGGCGCGGCGATCCAGGGCGGCGTGCTGCAGGGCGAAGTCAAGGACGTGCTGCTGCTCGACGTCACCCCGCTGTCGCTGGGTATCGAAACCCTGGGCGGCGTGATGACCAAGCTGATCCCGAAGAACACGACCATCCCGACCAAGGCGACCCAGGTCTTCTCCACGGCGGATGACAATCAAACCGCAGTGACGATCCACGTGCTGCAGGGCGAGCGCGAGATGGCAGCCGGCAACAAGAGCCTCGGTCAGTTCAACCTCACCGACATCCCGCCAGCGCCGCGCGGCGTGCCGCAGATCGAGGTGACCTTCGACATCGATGCCAACGGCATTCTGCATGTCTCGGCCAAGGACAAGGGCACCGGCAAGGAAGCCAAGATCACCATCAAGGCGAATTCCGGTCTCACCGAGGAAGAAATTCAGCGCATGGTCAAGGATGCCGAGGCCCATGCCGAGGAAGACAAGAAGGCCCACGAGCTCGTCGAGGCGCGCAACCAGTGCGACGCGCTGGTGCATTCGGTGAAGAAGATGCTCACCGAGCATGGCGACAAGCTCGAAGCCGGCGAAAAGACGAAGATCGAGGAAGCGCTGAAAGCCGCCGAGGAGGCGATCAAGGGCAACGACAAGGCGACGATCGAAGCCAAAGCCCAGGCGCTTGCCGCGGCCTCGCAGAAACTCGGCGAGAAGATCTACGCGCAGCAGGCGGGCGGCGCGCAGTCAGGCACCAGCGGTGGCGGCGAAGCCAAGAAGGACGACAGCGACGTGGTCGATGCCGAATTCACCGAGGTGAAAGACAAGAAGGCTTGA
- a CDS encoding class I SAM-dependent methyltransferase, whose translation MSKQLNVHALGQVFTPPTVVEQMLALRRRRGRTLDPAAGDGAFSARIPGCEAIEIDPRVAPSGARVMDFFALPLTEKYDTIIGNPPYVRFQDIPPRTLALLDHEMFDRRSNLFLYFIEKAVRHLRRGGELIFIVPREFTKLTAARKLNAFLFEEGDITDFIELGDARVFGEHTPNCAIFRFERGRRERRLFDGRRFALVDGQLMFLRGDYRVPLSELFEVKVGAVSGADDVFEHPEGNAEFVCSTTIDDGITRRMIFNQPHPHLEAFKARLLARRVRPFDESNWWQWGRLHHVSESPRVYVNCKTRRGRPFFVHDCPNYDGSVLALFPRLPGLDVALAADMLNDQVDWAELGFVCDGRFLFTQRTLQNCLLPPVFDKLRRMAEALTERMKVAA comes from the coding sequence ATGTCGAAACAACTGAATGTGCACGCCCTCGGGCAAGTATTCACCCCGCCCACGGTGGTCGAACAAATGCTCGCGCTGCGTAGGCGGCGCGGCCGCACCCTCGATCCGGCCGCCGGGGATGGCGCCTTCAGCGCCCGCATCCCCGGCTGTGAGGCGATCGAGATCGATCCTCGCGTGGCCCCGTCGGGCGCTCGGGTGATGGATTTCTTCGCGCTGCCGCTGACGGAAAAATACGACACGATCATCGGCAACCCGCCCTATGTGCGCTTTCAGGACATCCCGCCGCGCACGCTGGCGCTGCTCGATCATGAAATGTTCGATCGGCGCAGCAATCTGTTCCTCTATTTCATCGAGAAGGCGGTGCGCCATCTGCGCCGCGGCGGCGAGCTGATCTTCATCGTGCCGCGCGAATTCACCAAGCTCACCGCGGCGCGCAAGCTCAATGCCTTTCTCTTCGAGGAGGGCGACATCACCGATTTCATCGAGCTGGGCGATGCGCGCGTCTTTGGCGAGCATACCCCGAACTGCGCGATCTTCCGTTTCGAGCGCGGCCGCCGCGAGCGGCGCCTGTTCGATGGCCGACGCTTCGCGCTGGTCGATGGCCAGCTGATGTTCCTGCGCGGCGACTATCGCGTGCCGCTGTCCGAGCTGTTCGAGGTCAAGGTCGGCGCGGTCTCCGGCGCCGATGACGTGTTCGAGCATCCCGAGGGCAACGCCGAGTTCGTCTGTTCGACGACCATCGACGACGGCATCACCCGGCGCATGATCTTCAATCAGCCCCATCCGCATCTCGAAGCCTTCAAGGCGCGGCTCTTGGCGCGGCGCGTGCGGCCTTTCGACGAATCGAACTGGTGGCAGTGGGGACGATTGCACCACGTCTCCGAGTCCCCACGCGTCTATGTGAATTGCAAGACGCGACGGGGGCGGCCGTTTTTCGTGCATGACTGCCCGAATTACGATGGCTCGGTGCTGGCGCTGTTTCCGCGCCTGCCGGGCTTGGATGTGGCGCTCGCCGCCGACATGCTCAATGACCAGGTGGATTGGGCGGAGCTCGGCTTCGTCTGCGACGGGCGTTTCCTGTTTACCCAGCGCACGCTGCAAAATTGCCTGCTGCCGCCAGTGTTCGACAAACTGCGTCGCATGGCCGAGGCGCTGACCGAACGCATGAAGGTGGCGGCATGA